One Chitinophaga parva DNA segment encodes these proteins:
- a CDS encoding LacI family DNA-binding transcriptional regulator, translating into MIFEGMERKVSMKDIAERVGVSIALVSYVLNEKEGRVGPEMAQQIRKVAQELNYRPNLIARSLQSGRTNTLGLIVADISNPFFSNIARIIEDEAKQYGYTVLFGSSDESVEKSQGLIDTFLNRQADALILAPAAGTEPQLMALKKKKIPFVLVDRYFPSVPANSVRIDNYQAAYKAVTHLLRTGKKRIGMLTYDGGMEHMQERERGYRQALEDHGLYQAALSQRASYLHLQEGVATGLSHLLQPDRKVDAVFFATNSLAIEGLKQLNALRLKVPDDVAVISFDESDAFDLFYAPVSYVRQSLRDMGREAVRLAIQGVEQKSRPQVDVIVGADLVIRKSCGFKAG; encoded by the coding sequence ATGATCTTTGAAGGCATGGAGAGAAAAGTGTCAATGAAAGACATCGCGGAAAGGGTAGGCGTATCAATCGCCCTGGTGTCCTATGTGCTGAATGAGAAAGAAGGCCGCGTAGGCCCTGAAATGGCGCAGCAGATCCGCAAGGTAGCCCAGGAACTGAACTACCGTCCCAACCTGATTGCCCGCAGCCTGCAAAGTGGCCGCACCAATACGCTGGGCCTCATCGTGGCGGATATTTCAAATCCTTTTTTCTCCAATATTGCCCGCATCATTGAAGACGAGGCTAAACAGTACGGCTATACGGTGCTCTTTGGCAGCAGCGATGAAAGTGTGGAAAAATCACAGGGTCTCATTGATACTTTCCTGAACCGGCAGGCAGACGCCCTGATCCTGGCACCCGCCGCAGGTACGGAGCCCCAGCTGATGGCGCTCAAAAAAAAGAAGATCCCTTTTGTGCTGGTGGACCGGTATTTTCCAAGCGTGCCTGCCAATTCCGTGCGTATTGATAACTACCAGGCAGCCTATAAGGCGGTGACACACCTGCTGAGGACCGGTAAGAAAAGGATCGGCATGCTTACCTACGATGGCGGGATGGAGCACATGCAGGAAAGGGAGCGGGGCTACCGCCAGGCATTGGAAGACCACGGGCTGTACCAGGCTGCTTTGTCGCAGCGCGCGTCTTACCTGCACCTGCAGGAAGGGGTGGCCACAGGGCTTTCCCACTTATTGCAGCCGGACCGTAAAGTGGATGCGGTGTTCTTTGCCACGAACTCCCTCGCGATAGAAGGGCTTAAACAACTGAACGCCCTCCGGTTAAAAGTGCCGGATGATGTAGCAGTGATCAGCTTCGATGAAAGCGACGCGTTCGACCTGTTTTATGCACCGGTTAGTTATGTGCGCCAGTCGCTCCGGGATATGGGTCGCGAGGCCGTAAGACTGGCTATCCAGGGGGTGGAACAAAAGAGCCGCCCGCAGGTGGATGTTATCGTGGGGGCAGACCTGGTCATTCGTAAGAGTTGTGGTTTTAAGGCAGGGTGA
- a CDS encoding GDSL-type esterase/lipase family protein — translation MNLLKTAALLVIATGASFTAGAQKAPAYNIVFIGNSITYGATLPTPALQCPPFHVVKLLREKGCTIRYANCGHSGSTTVDFLPSMQKLFPKVLQAADTLYNKTTGLVFSITLGTNDSAIEGPTGAPVSPAQYRENLQQIIDSLHRRYPGSIFVLHRPTWYSPNTYNGARYLAEGLQRLQSYTPELDSLVRTHSRYIFKGDRNAYAFFEQHATRYLTPEQGHAGVFYLHPNPEGAEKLAKFWADNLQAVMAVWYRNSARRSPGRLAD, via the coding sequence ATGAACTTATTGAAAACCGCTGCGTTGCTTGTGATAGCTACAGGCGCCAGTTTCACTGCCGGGGCACAAAAGGCCCCGGCTTATAACATTGTATTTATTGGCAACAGCATTACGTATGGTGCTACGTTGCCCACACCGGCATTGCAATGTCCTCCCTTCCATGTGGTGAAGCTCCTGCGGGAGAAGGGCTGCACGATCCGCTATGCCAACTGTGGCCACAGTGGCAGTACCACGGTGGATTTCCTGCCTTCCATGCAAAAGCTTTTCCCAAAAGTATTGCAGGCAGCAGATACGCTTTACAACAAAACCACTGGCCTGGTCTTTTCCATCACGCTGGGCACTAATGATAGCGCCATAGAAGGGCCCACCGGTGCGCCCGTATCGCCAGCACAATACCGGGAAAACCTGCAGCAGATAATAGACAGCTTGCACCGGCGCTATCCCGGCAGCATCTTTGTACTGCACCGGCCTACCTGGTACAGTCCTAATACTTACAACGGGGCCAGGTACCTGGCGGAAGGCCTGCAACGCCTGCAATCCTACACACCGGAACTGGATAGCCTGGTAAGGACCCATTCACGCTATATTTTCAAAGGAGACCGCAACGCGTATGCATTTTTCGAGCAGCATGCTACCCGGTATCTTACACCGGAGCAGGGCCATGCAGGCGTATTTTACCTGCATCCCAATCCGGAGGGCGCGGAAAAATTAGCGAAGTTCTGGGCGGATAATTTGCAGGCCGTTATGGCAGTTTGGTATCGAAATTCTGCTCGTAGATCACCTGGCCGTTTAGCTGATTGA
- a CDS encoding GH92 family glycosyl hydrolase, protein MARYFALLLAIPFMMGCGATDSSEHGHVEVLGFVNPFIGTGGHGHTFPGAAYPSGMVQVSPDTGLDGWDWCAGYHYSDSSIIGFSHTHLSGTGRSDLLDVMIMPTVGKIKLDEGTKTRPAEGYRSRFSHDEEVASPGYYKVKLQDYDIMAELTASPRCGFHRYTFPASRESHIVLDLSHHYATDSVLLTSLKVADSCTITGERHTRGWGEPGEKYWVDQHVFYAIKVSKPFSASVSVDDHAVGEQQASGRNVKAVLNFATAKSEMVLVKVGISPVSVENALENLSTEIPAWDFNETLTQAQLKWEHELKKINITAPDKTKTIFYTALYHSLITPYLFNDVNKQYPGFDGHIHKAEGFSNYTALSLWDTFRAMNPLLTILEPGKVNDIIQSMLAQYDQTGLLPVWPLWSSETNCMIGYHSVPVIVDAYFKGIRNYDVNKAYEAMKHSAMQDGSGVKELKQFGYIPFDRYNKSVSTALEYCYDDWCIARMAKDLGRNDDYDYFMKRAMSYKTYFDRDYKLMNGFSSTGKFRRPFDPLFASYGQSDWVEGNAWQYSFFVPHDIPGLINLHGGNQNFEQALDTLFGMVAKPQGNDMPVDISGLIGQYAHGNEPSHHIAYLYNYIGKPWKTQEKLHQIMSTLYTDQPDGLSGNDDCGQMSAWYVFSAMGIYPVNPASGVYVFGEPMVTEAAIKIKDKVFTMKATGLSDKNIYIQSVKLNGNDYHKLYITHQEVLDGASLEFTMGPKPGNFDGAALPPSMQKE, encoded by the coding sequence ATGGCCAGATATTTTGCATTGCTTTTAGCCATTCCCTTCATGATGGGATGTGGCGCAACAGACAGTAGTGAGCATGGGCACGTGGAGGTGCTGGGTTTTGTAAACCCCTTCATTGGCACAGGCGGCCATGGGCATACGTTCCCGGGCGCCGCTTATCCATCGGGCATGGTGCAGGTAAGCCCGGACACCGGCCTGGATGGGTGGGACTGGTGCGCCGGTTATCATTACTCCGATAGCTCCATCATCGGTTTCTCCCACACCCACTTGTCGGGTACCGGCCGCTCGGACCTGCTGGATGTGATGATCATGCCCACGGTAGGTAAGATCAAACTGGATGAAGGCACCAAAACAAGGCCTGCAGAGGGTTACCGCTCCCGGTTCTCCCACGATGAAGAGGTGGCTTCACCCGGTTATTACAAGGTGAAGTTGCAGGACTATGATATTATGGCGGAGCTCACGGCATCGCCCCGTTGCGGCTTTCACCGTTATACTTTTCCTGCCAGCAGGGAGTCACATATTGTGCTGGATCTTTCGCACCACTACGCAACAGACTCCGTGTTGCTTACGTCCCTGAAGGTGGCAGACAGTTGCACCATCACCGGTGAGCGCCACACCAGGGGCTGGGGGGAGCCAGGTGAAAAGTACTGGGTAGACCAGCATGTGTTTTATGCTATTAAAGTCTCAAAGCCTTTCAGCGCTTCGGTTTCCGTGGATGATCACGCAGTGGGGGAGCAGCAGGCCAGCGGCAGGAATGTGAAAGCCGTACTGAATTTTGCCACCGCAAAAAGTGAAATGGTGCTGGTAAAGGTGGGCATCTCACCGGTGAGCGTGGAGAATGCATTGGAAAACCTTTCTACTGAAATACCAGCCTGGGATTTCAATGAAACCCTTACGCAGGCCCAGTTGAAATGGGAACACGAGTTGAAGAAGATCAACATCACCGCGCCTGATAAAACAAAGACCATCTTTTACACCGCGCTTTATCACAGCCTCATTACACCGTATCTATTCAACGACGTGAATAAGCAATACCCCGGATTTGACGGGCACATCCACAAGGCGGAAGGGTTCAGCAACTACACCGCCCTTTCACTGTGGGATACTTTCCGCGCCATGAACCCGCTGCTTACCATCCTGGAGCCCGGGAAGGTGAATGACATCATCCAGTCCATGCTGGCCCAGTACGATCAAACCGGCCTGCTACCCGTATGGCCGCTGTGGTCCAGTGAAACCAATTGCATGATCGGCTATCATTCCGTGCCGGTCATCGTGGATGCGTACTTTAAGGGCATCCGGAATTATGACGTGAACAAGGCTTATGAAGCCATGAAACATTCCGCCATGCAGGATGGATCTGGCGTGAAAGAGCTGAAGCAGTTTGGTTATATTCCTTTTGACCGGTATAACAAATCCGTATCCACCGCGCTGGAATACTGCTATGACGACTGGTGCATTGCCCGGATGGCAAAGGATTTGGGGAGGAATGATGATTACGATTATTTCATGAAAAGGGCCATGTCTTACAAAACCTATTTTGACAGGGACTATAAATTAATGAACGGGTTTTCCAGCACCGGTAAGTTCCGCCGCCCTTTTGATCCCTTGTTTGCTTCCTATGGGCAAAGTGATTGGGTGGAAGGTAATGCATGGCAGTATTCATTCTTTGTACCGCATGATATACCCGGATTGATTAATTTACACGGCGGAAATCAAAACTTTGAACAGGCGCTGGATACCTTGTTTGGAATGGTTGCAAAGCCGCAGGGAAATGATATGCCGGTAGATATCAGCGGGTTGATAGGCCAGTATGCACATGGCAATGAACCCAGTCATCACATTGCTTACCTGTATAACTACATTGGTAAACCCTGGAAAACGCAGGAGAAGCTGCACCAGATCATGAGTACCCTTTACACCGACCAGCCGGACGGCCTTTCCGGTAATGATGATTGCGGCCAGATGTCCGCCTGGTATGTGTTTAGCGCCATGGGTATTTACCCGGTAAACCCTGCATCCGGCGTCTATGTTTTTGGAGAGCCTATGGTGACGGAAGCCGCCATCAAAATAAAAGACAAAGTATTTACGATGAAGGCCACGGGCTTAAGTGATAAGAATATTTATATCCAGTCGGTGAAGCTGAATGGGAACGACTATCATAAATTGTACATTACCCACCAGGAGGTGCTGGATGGCGCCAGCCTGGAATTTACGATGGGACCGAAGCCTGGCAATTTTGACGGTGCGGCGTTGCCCCCTTCCATGCAAAAAGAATAA
- a CDS encoding helix-turn-helix domain-containing protein, translating into MSSFKREFTKLYNDSPANYIKAKRLEKAAELLQASDNRITDIALDCGFNDLANFTKSFRDKYNVTPSNYRLKSR; encoded by the coding sequence GTGTCCTCTTTTAAAAGGGAGTTTACGAAATTGTACAATGATTCCCCGGCCAACTATATTAAGGCCAAAAGGCTCGAAAAAGCTGCGGAGCTGCTCCAGGCTTCTGATAACCGCATTACAGACATAGCCCTTGATTGCGGGTTTAACGACCTGGCAAATTTTACAAAGAGTTTCCGCGACAAATACAATGTTACTCCCTCCAATTACCGTTTAAAGTCGAGATAA
- a CDS encoding DUF1579 family protein, giving the protein MESSKHEAAIPNPALQPFEALIGEWATVGTHPYLPGITFHGRTSFQWMEGGAFVIMHSEIDEEGIPSGIAIFGSDDATGEYFMLYFDERKVSRKIDVSFSGNTLKWWRNTPTFSQRFTWIIADDGNTITSKGELSKDNKEWENDLELTFNRLK; this is encoded by the coding sequence ATGGAAAGTTCAAAACACGAAGCAGCAATACCCAATCCGGCACTCCAGCCTTTTGAGGCCTTAATTGGAGAATGGGCAACCGTGGGCACACATCCATATCTTCCTGGGATTACGTTTCACGGACGCACGTCATTCCAGTGGATGGAGGGAGGTGCTTTTGTAATAATGCATTCCGAAATTGATGAAGAAGGCATTCCCAGCGGCATCGCAATTTTCGGTAGTGACGATGCCACCGGGGAATATTTTATGCTTTACTTTGACGAACGGAAAGTTTCAAGAAAAATTGATGTTTCATTCAGCGGCAATACATTGAAATGGTGGAGAAATACGCCTACCTTCTCACAACGGTTCACCTGGATAATTGCTGATGACGGGAACACGATCACCAGCAAGGGAGAATTATCCAAGGACAACAAGGAGTGGGAAAACGATCTGGAACTAACGTTCAACCGTTTAAAATAA